A window of Mangifera indica cultivar Alphonso chromosome 13, CATAS_Mindica_2.1, whole genome shotgun sequence contains these coding sequences:
- the LOC123195163 gene encoding MDIS1-interacting receptor like kinase 2-like — MNIDKDLHHFSDHPPPPPTNNHYFIINPLICFITFVVSTTIILSLIFGYLFLLKRKNNKNVEPRTKPTTNGDMFKILNYDGRIMFEEVIKATEDFDIKYCIGTGGYGSVYKARLPGGKVVAVKKLHRSESGFLENFQNESHLLSQIRHRNIVKLYGFCLHKRCMFLIYEYIEKGSLFCLLRVDEEAVKLSWSKRVNIIKSVAYALSYLHHDCSSPIVHRDISSTNILLNSESKTFLADFGLARILNFDSSNRTIRAGKYGYIAPELASTMVVTEKCDVYSYGVLVLEVLIGVHPGDLLASLSSPSSPNITLTGVLDPRLAPPYGGKVVQNLVLCFAIAFACLRSKPESRPTMQCVSKEFLAEKPFGKPFHEITVSDLRNLDTFLAD; from the exons ATGAACATTGATAAAGATCTTCATCATTTCTCCGACCACCCCCCACCTCCACCCACAAACAATCATTACTTCATAATAAATCCCCTCATTTGCTTCATTACATTTGTTGTGTCTACCACCATAATTCTCTCTCTAATTTTCGGATACTTGTTTCTCCTCAAGCGGAAGAACAATAAAAATGTTGAGCCCAGGACGAAACCAACCACGAATGGAGATATGttcaaaatattgaattatgatGGAAGAATTATGTTTGAGGAAGTAATTAAAGCAACTGAGGATTTTGACATCAAGTATTGCATTGGGACCGGAGGTTACGGCAGCGTTTACAAAGCACGGTTACCTGGTGGCAAAGTTGTTGCTGTGAAGAAGCTTCACCGTTCAGAATCAGGTTTCTTGGAGAATTTCCAAAATGAGTCTCATTTACTATCCCAAATACGACATCGAAACATTGTCAAGCTTTATGGTTTTTGTTTACACAAAAGATGCATGTTTTTGATTTATGAGTATATAGAAAAGGGAAGTTTGTTCTGTTTGTTGCGCGTTGATGAGGAAGCAGTTAAATTGAGTTGGAGCAAGAGGGTGAACATCATCAAGAGTGTAGCATATGCTTTATCTTACTTGCATCATGACTGCAGCTCGCCAATTGTTCATCGTGATATATCAAGCACCAACATTCTATTGAACTCGGAATCAAAGACTTTCCTTGCTGACTTTGGTTTGGCTCGAATTCTTAATTTCGACTCATCCAATAGAACCATAAGAGCAGGCAAATATGGTTATATTGCTCCAG agCTTGCCAGCACTATGGTTGTGACAGAAAAATGTGACGTTTATAGTTATGGGGTTTTAGTACTTGAAGTATTAATAGGAGTCCATCCGGGAGATCTTCTTGCATCATTGTCATCTCCGTCTAGTCCAAATATAACGTTAACTGGTGTTTTAGACCCACGTCTTGCACCTCCATATGGTGGCAAGGTTGTGCAGAATCTTGTGCTTTGTTTTGCAATAGCATTTGCATGCTTGCGTTCCAAGCCAGAATCTCGGCCAACAATGCAATGTGTGTCTAAAGAATTTCTTGCCGAAAAGCCATTTGGAAAACCTTTCCATGAAATTACTGTATCAGACCTCAGAAACTTGGATACGTTTTTGGCTgattaa
- the LOC123194408 gene encoding triphosphate tunnel metalloenzyme 3-like — MQSLMEVEVKLSLKHSTDHHQLLTLLSAFYIKTLHQHNLFFDTPTSSLSSQHAFLRLQFLDKDTRCFISLKWKPTLINGVSRVEEDGEEVDPVMAKDCVENPLKLFDLESRVVKRIIEEFGVDSELGMLCLGGFENVREVYAWRGLKLVVDETKYEFGTKYEVECEDKDPEKVKRLLEEYLKENGIEYDYSEKSKFAVFRAGNSKLP; from the coding sequence ATGCAATCTTTAATGGAAGTAGAAGTGAAGCTTAGCTTAAAACATTCCACAGACCACCACCAATTACTAACTCTTCTCTCTGCATTCTACATCAAAACTTTACACCAGCATAATCTCTTCTTCGATACCCCAACTTCCTCACTCTCCTCTCAACATGCCTTTTTGCGTCTCCAGTTTCTTGATAAAGACACTCGTTGTTTTATCTCTCTGAAATGGAAGCCAACTTTGATTAACGGAGTGAGTCGCGTGGAAGAAGATGGGGAAGAAGTAGACCCGGTGATGGCAAAAGATTGTGTTGAGAACCCATTGAAGTTGTTTGATTTGGAATCGAGGGTTGTGAAGAGAATTATAGAGGAGTTTGGGGTGGACAGTGAACTTGGGATGCTGTGTTTGGGGGGTTTTGAGAATGTGAGAGAAGTTTATGCATGGAGAGGATTGAAATTGGTGGTTGATGAGACAAAGTACGAATTTGGAACTAAATATGAGGTGGAGTGTGAGGATAAGGATCCTGAGAAGGTTAAAAGACTGCTTGAGGAGTATTTGAAAGAAAATGGGATCGAATATGATTATTCTGAGAAGTCTAAATTTGCTGTCTTTCGAGCTGGGAATTCGAAGCTGCCTTAA
- the LOC123194059 gene encoding nucleolin-like, with protein sequence MEIESCSSLVKSMWVLPVMEAFVVETLVAASESLTCFVLLTGSLLNDNNGLRKLNLIDESFSFDELHKRNQPDPDVKDASETEEDDDEDEDNAEEQDDDENDEDFSGEEEGEEEGDPEDDPEANGDGESEDDDEDDDDGDEDDADEDEEEEDEEEEEDVPQPPSKKRK encoded by the exons ATGGAGATTGAGAGTTGCAGTTCTTTGGTAAAGAGTATGTGGGTACTCCCTGTCATGGAGGCTTTTGTGGTTGAGACTCTTGTTGCTGCTTCTGAGTCTCTCACTTGCTTTGTCCTGCTG ACAGGATCTTTGCTGAATGATAACAATGGATTAcgaaaattgaatttaattgatGAGAG TTTTTCCTTTGATGAACTTCACAAGAGGAACCAGCCTGATCCAGATGTTAAAGATGCTAGTGAAACAGAGGAGGATGACGATGAAGATGAGGATAATGCTGAAGAACaggatgatgatgaaaatgatgaagatttcTCTGGTGAAGAAGAAGGCGAGGAGGAAGGCGATCCTGAGGATGATCCTGAGGCCAATGGTGATGGAGAAAGTGAAGAcgatgatgaggatgatgatgatggtgatgaagatgatgcagatgaagatgaagaagaggaagatgaggaagaagaggagGATGTTCCTCAGCCACCTTCTAAAAAGAGAAAGTGA